One genomic segment of Pempheris klunzingeri isolate RE-2024b chromosome 21, fPemKlu1.hap1, whole genome shotgun sequence includes these proteins:
- the zbtb14 gene encoding zinc finger and BTB domain-containing protein 14, with product MAETVKYVDDEHKSIFLKLLNEQRLEGEHCDIAVVVEDVKFRAHRCVLAACSNYFKKLFKKHEVDNSSVIEIDFIRSDIFEEVLNYMYTAKISVKKRDVNLMMSSGQILGIRFLDKLCSQKRDVSSEDKEKFPYDIVKMALPPEAQLAADAEVLGEHDDTPTTDDLVEASANQELDKSPGAALRVQEAILKELTNEDVHKVTCYDQDVVTEMEAEPKELGAEHHATQTLAFADSMGEVKDEQPPGWSAAATADMKFEYLLYGTREQLACQVCGKTFLDESRLRKHEKLHSAERPFACEICSKAFTTHAHLKEHLKIHTGFKPYRCDVCGKSFIRAPDLKKHERVHSNERPFACQMCDKAFKHKSHLKDHERRHRGEKPFVCPSCTKAFAKASDLKRHENNMHSERKQLNPLQSDTETLQAAAMAAEEQHLDAISCS from the exons ATGGCGGAGACGGTGAAGTACGTGGACGACGAACATAAGAGCATCTTCCTGAAGCTGCTGAACGAGCAGCGGCTGGAGGGCGAGCACTGTGACATCGCCGTGGTGGTCGAAGACGTCAAGTTCCGTGCTCACCGCTGTGTCCTCGCTGCCTGCTCCAACTACTTCAAGAAGCTGTTCAAGAAGCAcgag gTGGATAACTCCTCTGTGATAGAGATCGACTTCATCCGCTCTGACATCTTTGAGGAGGTGTTGAACTACATGTACACAGCAAAGATCTCCGTCAAGAAGAGAGACGTCAACCTCATGATGTCATCAGGACAGATCCTGGGGATCCGCTTCCTGGACAAGCTCTGCtcccag AAACGAGACGTGTCATCAGAGGACAAGGAGAAGTTTCCCTATGACATCGTAAAGATGGCGCTGCCACCTGAGGCTCAGCTCGCTGCAGACGCCGAG GTGCTTGGGGAGCACGATGACACGCCAACGACAGATGACCTTGTCGAAGCGTCGGCCAATCAGGAGCTGGATAAGTCTCCCGGTGCGGCACTGCGTGTCCAGGAAGCCATCCTGAAGGAACTGACCAATGAGGACGTGCACAAG GTGACCTGCTACGATCAGGATGTGGTGACGGAGATGGAGGCGGAGCCTAAGGAGCTGGGGGCAGAGCATCACGCCACCCAGACGCTGGCATTCGCTGACAGCATGGGGGAGGTGAAGGATGAACAGCCGCCCGGCTGGTCTGCCGCCGCCACCGCAGACATGAAGTTTGAGTACCTGCTGTACGGAACCCGAGAGCAGCTCGCCTGCCAGGTGTGTGGGAAGACCTTCCTGGACGAGAGCAGGCTCAG GAAACACGAGAAGCTTCACTCAGCTGAGCGTCCGTTCGCCTGTGAGATCTGCAGCAAAGCGTTCACCACCCACGCTCACCTGAAAG AACACCTGAAGATCCACACGGGCTTCAAACCATACAGGTGTGACGTTTGTGGGAAATCGTTCATTCGAGCTCCAGACCTGAAAAAACACGAGCGGGTTCACAGCAACGAGAGACCGTTCGCCTGCCAGATGTGTGACAAG gcgtTTAAACATAAGTCTCACCTGAAGGATCATGAGAGGAGACACCGAGGAGAGAAACCGTTCGTCTGTCCGTCCTGCACCAAGGCCTTCGCCAAG GCGTCGGATCTGAAGCGTCACGAGAACAACATGCACAgtgagaggaagcagctgaacCCTCTGCAGAGCGACACAGAGACGCTGCAGGCTGCTGCCATGGCGGCCGAGGAGCAACATCTGGACGCCATCAGCTGCTCCTGA